One segment of Bradyrhizobium sp. WD16 DNA contains the following:
- a CDS encoding AraC family transcriptional regulator, protein MEFARHAVLNTYGATRFDRIGRAADFAAKANFVKLGPIALSYCEYSGHVEIDFPGARFLRQQFCLGGAGRTRYGSRQIEIDAENWSAMVPAGADVSFDYKPSFRQVIMWLDCDALERAYAAMTGGLNGSLAFNVQGDPNSPAMQALRRAVAFLVDELDVAGNDASPLALAEIQDVVLGRFLLGHQPELIRDEPIKVPQRPRMRRLEEYLRENWNQPLTIEVLAETTGVGARSIFRYFKETRGCTPLDFMKTLRLEQARRALQQPGDGTTVSAEALRCGFNNMGHFAKDYRRKFGELPSETLLKARMR, encoded by the coding sequence GTGGAATTTGCCCGGCATGCCGTATTGAACACCTACGGCGCGACACGTTTCGACAGGATCGGGCGGGCGGCGGATTTTGCGGCCAAGGCCAATTTCGTCAAACTCGGGCCGATCGCGCTGTCGTATTGCGAATATTCCGGGCACGTCGAAATCGATTTTCCCGGCGCGCGCTTCTTGCGGCAGCAGTTCTGCCTGGGCGGCGCCGGCCGTACCCGCTACGGATCGCGACAAATCGAGATCGATGCCGAGAACTGGTCGGCCATGGTGCCGGCCGGGGCCGATGTCAGCTTCGACTACAAGCCCTCGTTCCGCCAGGTGATCATGTGGCTCGACTGCGACGCGCTCGAGCGCGCCTACGCGGCGATGACCGGCGGGCTGAACGGCAGCCTTGCCTTCAACGTCCAGGGCGATCCGAACTCTCCCGCGATGCAGGCGTTGCGCCGCGCGGTTGCCTTTCTGGTCGATGAACTGGACGTCGCCGGCAACGATGCATCACCGCTGGCGCTCGCCGAAATCCAGGACGTGGTGCTGGGCCGCTTCCTGCTCGGCCACCAGCCCGAACTGATCCGGGACGAGCCGATCAAGGTGCCGCAGCGACCGCGGATGCGCCGGCTCGAGGAATATCTGCGCGAGAACTGGAACCAGCCGTTGACGATCGAGGTGCTGGCGGAAACCACCGGGGTCGGCGCCCGCAGCATCTTCCGCTACTTCAAGGAGACGCGCGGCTGCACGCCGCTCGATTTCATGAAGACCCTGCGGCTCGAGCAGGCGCGGCGCGCGCTGCAGCAGCCCGGCGACGGCACCACGGTATCGGCGGAGGCCTTGCGCTGCGGCTTCAACAATATGGGACATTTCGCCAAGGACTACCGCCGCAAGTTCGGCGAATTGCCGTCCGAGACGCTGCTCAAGGCGCGGATGCGCTAG
- a CDS encoding IS630 family transposase (programmed frameshift), whose protein sequence is MAATEISVKKYVVRLSGEEREQLETLIRKGKSAAQKLLKARILLKADVSEAGEGWSDSRIIKAFDTSVSMVYRVRKQLVEEGFEAVLSRKQRATPGVARIFDGEKEAKLIALACSEPPKGRARWTLRLLEQKVVELHIVDRASDSTIGRAPKKNTLQPHRRQCWVIPPKANSAFVAAMEDVLAVYTRPRDPDYPLVCLDESSKQLLAETRMPIPMKRGRPARCDYEYKRNGTANLFMMFAPLEGWRHVKVTDRHTAVDYAHVLKDLADVHFAGAKTIVLIQDNLNIHSKASLYEAFPAPEARRLVERFEWHYTPKHGSWLDLAESELGVLSSQCLDRRIPDKQTLAEEIAAWEKDRNANHTKANWHFTTPNARIKLKHLYPSI, encoded by the exons ATGGCTGCGACGGAAATTTCGGTAAAGAAGTATGTTGTGCGGCTGAGCGGCGAGGAACGCGAACAGCTTGAAACGCTGATACGGAAGGGCAAGAGCGCAGCTCAAAAGCTGCTGAAGGCGCGAATATTGTTGAAGGCCGATGTCTCGGAAGCCGGCGAAGGTTGGAGTGACAGCCGGATCATTAAGGCGTTCGATACCAGCGTTTCCATGGTTTACCGAGTGCGGAAGCAACTGGTGGAAGAAGGCTTCGAGGCGGTATTGAGCCGTAAGCAGCGCGCAACACCGGGGGTTGCGCGGATTTTTGACGGTGAGAAGGAAGCCAAACTGATTGCCCTGGCTTGTTCCGAACCTCCCAAGGGACGCGCACGCTGGACCCTGCGGCTACTGGAGCAAAAAGTCGTAGAACTCCATATTGTTGATCGTGCCAGCGACTCGACGATCGGGCGGGCAC CTAAAAAAAACACTCTCCAGCCCCATCGCCGACAGTGCTGGGTCATCCCGCCGAAAGCCAATAGTGCGTTCGTAGCCGCCATGGAGGACGTGCTGGCCGTCTACACCCGGCCACGCGATCCCGACTACCCGCTGGTTTGCCTGGACGAGAGCTCAAAGCAACTCCTCGCCGAGACGCGCATGCCGATTCCGATGAAGCGTGGGCGCCCGGCTCGTTGCGATTACGAGTACAAACGCAACGGCACCGCCAATCTCTTCATGATGTTTGCTCCGCTCGAAGGCTGGCGCCATGTCAAAGTCACCGATCGCCATACCGCCGTGGATTATGCTCACGTCCTGAAGGACTTGGCCGATGTCCACTTCGCCGGCGCCAAGACCATCGTTCTGATCCAGGACAATCTCAACATCCACAGCAAGGCGTCACTCTATGAAGCCTTTCCGGCCCCTGAGGCCAGGCGGCTGGTCGAGCGCTTTGAATGGCATTACACACCAAAGCACGGCAGTTGGCTTGATCTCGCCGAGTCCGAACTCGGCGTCCTATCGTCCCAATGCCTCGATCGACGGATTCCCGACAAACAGACCCTCGCCGAGGAAATCGCCGCCTGGGAGAAAGACCGCAATGCCAACCACACCAAGGCAAACTGGCACTTCACAACTCCCAATGCTCGCATCAAACTCAAGCACCTTTACCCTTCAATCTGA
- a CDS encoding arsenic transporter — MLPADPSLSLALTCGIAALATFGVIARPWNMPEFVFALAGAALLVALNLLPWPDAVAAAGKGLDVYLFLIGMMLLAEVAREEKLFDWLAARAAAEARGSAKRLFLIVYAVGIVVTTFLSNDATAVVLTPAVYAATRTAKVEPLPYLLICAFIANAASFVLPISNPANLVVFGEAMPPLRDWLRLFTVPSALAIAATYVALRLTQRHALRQKVAEAPSIPPLSKGGAVAAIGILATAAALIAASARGADLGLPTFVAGVAVALVVMTIGRIPPILILRGISWSVLPLVAGLFILVEGLNRTGVLPALARALKAAAAASPHATAWMTGLAVAFGSNLINNLPMGLIAATTSQNAAVTPEITAAILIGVDLGPNLSVTGSLATILWLIALRREGEHISALRFLMIGAVVMTPALLLALAGLALSQP, encoded by the coding sequence ATGCTGCCAGCCGATCCCAGCCTGTCGCTGGCGCTGACCTGCGGCATCGCCGCGCTCGCCACTTTCGGCGTGATCGCACGGCCGTGGAACATGCCGGAATTCGTCTTTGCTCTGGCCGGTGCCGCGCTGCTCGTCGCCCTCAACCTGCTGCCGTGGCCCGACGCCGTTGCTGCCGCCGGCAAGGGCCTCGACGTCTATCTCTTCCTGATCGGCATGATGCTGCTCGCGGAAGTGGCCCGCGAGGAGAAGCTGTTCGACTGGCTGGCGGCGCGCGCCGCGGCCGAGGCGCGCGGCTCGGCCAAGCGGCTGTTCTTGATCGTCTATGCGGTCGGGATCGTCGTCACGACCTTCCTCTCCAACGACGCGACCGCGGTGGTCCTGACCCCGGCGGTCTATGCCGCCACGCGCACGGCGAAGGTCGAGCCGCTGCCTTATCTCCTGATCTGCGCCTTCATCGCCAATGCGGCGAGCTTCGTGCTGCCGATCTCCAATCCCGCCAATCTCGTCGTGTTCGGCGAGGCCATGCCGCCGCTGCGCGATTGGCTGCGCCTCTTCACCGTGCCCTCGGCGCTCGCCATCGCCGCGACCTACGTCGCACTGCGCCTGACCCAGCGGCACGCGCTCAGGCAGAAAGTTGCGGAGGCGCCGTCGATCCCGCCATTGTCGAAGGGCGGCGCCGTCGCCGCGATCGGCATCCTGGCCACCGCAGCCGCTCTGATCGCCGCGTCGGCGCGCGGCGCCGATCTCGGCCTGCCCACCTTCGTCGCCGGTGTCGCGGTCGCGCTGGTGGTGATGACCATCGGCAGGATCCCTCCGATCCTGATCCTGCGCGGCATTTCCTGGTCGGTGCTGCCGCTGGTGGCCGGCCTGTTCATCCTGGTCGAGGGCCTCAACCGTACCGGCGTCCTGCCGGCCCTGGCGCGCGCGCTCAAGGCGGCGGCCGCCGCCTCGCCGCATGCCACCGCCTGGATGACCGGCCTTGCCGTGGCGTTCGGCTCGAACCTCATCAACAATCTGCCGATGGGACTGATCGCGGCCACCACCAGTCAGAACGCCGCGGTGACGCCGGAGATCACCGCGGCCATCCTGATCGGGGTCGATCTCGGTCCGAATTTGTCGGTGACGGGCTCGCTCGCCACCATCCTGTGGCTGATCGCGCTGCGCCGCGAAGGCGAACACATCTCGGCGCTGCGCTTCCTGATGATCGGCGCCGTCGTGATGACCCCGGCGCTGCTGCTGGCATTGGCGGGACTGGCGCTCTCGCAACCATAG
- a CDS encoding aldo/keto reductase → MDYRKLGRSGLTVSPLCLGTMMFGDATDEVASENIIAMAREAGVNFIDTADAYSQGRSEVIVGRAIARQRHDWVLATKAANAMGEGVNRRGLSRKWLLQAADESLRRLGTDYLDIYYLHREDHATPLEETVRAMADLIRQGKVRYFGVSNHRAWRIAEICNICDRLGIDRPVVSQPYYNAMNRMPEVEQLPACGYYGLGVVPYSPLARGVLTGKYAPDSRPEQGTRAARNDSRMMQTEWRPESLRIAQMIKTHAEARGITAGQFAVAWVLNNRLVSSVIAGPRTAEQWDDYVKALAYRFTADDEALIDAMVVTGHPSTPGFNDPAYPIEGRSQRNA, encoded by the coding sequence ATGGATTATCGCAAGCTCGGCCGCAGCGGCCTTACGGTCTCGCCGCTCTGTCTCGGCACCATGATGTTCGGTGACGCGACCGACGAGGTTGCGTCCGAAAACATCATCGCCATGGCCCGGGAAGCCGGCGTCAATTTCATCGATACGGCCGATGCTTATTCGCAAGGCAGGTCGGAAGTCATCGTCGGCCGGGCGATCGCGCGCCAGCGGCACGACTGGGTGCTGGCCACCAAGGCCGCCAATGCCATGGGCGAGGGCGTCAACCGCCGCGGCCTGTCGCGCAAATGGTTGCTGCAGGCTGCGGACGAGAGTCTGCGCCGTCTCGGCACCGACTATCTCGACATCTATTACCTGCACCGGGAGGACCACGCGACGCCGCTGGAGGAGACGGTCCGCGCCATGGCCGACCTGATCCGGCAGGGAAAGGTGCGCTATTTCGGCGTGTCGAACCATCGCGCCTGGCGCATCGCCGAGATCTGCAACATCTGCGACCGGCTCGGCATCGACCGCCCGGTGGTGAGCCAGCCCTACTACAACGCCATGAACCGAATGCCCGAGGTCGAGCAGTTGCCGGCCTGCGGCTATTACGGCCTCGGGGTGGTGCCCTATTCGCCGCTGGCGCGCGGCGTGCTCACGGGCAAATACGCGCCCGACAGCCGGCCGGAGCAGGGCACGAGGGCGGCACGCAACGACAGCCGCATGATGCAGACCGAATGGCGGCCGGAATCCCTGCGGATCGCCCAGATGATCAAGACCCATGCCGAGGCTCGCGGCATCACCGCCGGGCAGTTCGCCGTCGCCTGGGTGCTGAACAACCGTCTGGTCTCGTCGGTGATCGCCGGCCCGCGCACGGCCGAGCAATGGGACGATTACGTCAAGGCGCTCGCTTATCGCTTCACCGCCGATGATGAAGCCTTGATCGATGCGATGGTGGTGACCGGTCATCCCTCGACACCCGGCTTCAACGATCCGGCTTATCCGATCGAGGGCCGTTCGCAGCGCAACGCCTGA
- a CDS encoding SulP family inorganic anion transporter: MARAAKHFGSQHSEAPASRWAFRSFRGYRARDIGRDLIAGLTLAAIAIPEQMATAGLGGFAPQIGFFAMIAGSLAFAALGGSRFLSSGADSTITPIFAGGLALLAAQGSPDYAAMAALLALMVGVMLMLSGVFRFGFVADLLSVPVTTGFLVGIAAHIVISQLPAILGVPTPQGAMLQRLLVLLGHLGHADMAPAVTGLGVLAVILIAERIDGRIPGALIALAMASAAVAAFGLSPRVAVLGAVPAASPHLSLPLVDPTAVLRLLPLALIIAVVVMVQTAATSRSFPDHQDRSPDVDRDFVGIGAGSLLAGLIGAFPVNASPPRTAVAAESGARSQLAGIVSVVTALVLLLFGSALLGRVPDAGLAGVLLFVAIRITRVRQMADILRQSPGEFMLVVATAAAIIVLPIEEGVAIGIVLSLLHGIWSITRARAIRFVRVPGSSIWWPTHPDLQGEDVPKVLVIGFQAPLSFLNADLFRRDADALLQAAGSSPRLLVIEATGVVEIDFTAAQVLRGVISRARAAGIDVAIARLESERAHAAMQRYGIVDLLGADHLTRSVEEAVRVFGPDQHQAVPPADTADA; this comes from the coding sequence ATGGCGCGCGCAGCGAAACACTTCGGCTCACAGCACTCCGAGGCGCCGGCCTCGCGATGGGCATTTCGGTCCTTCCGGGGTTACCGCGCCAGGGATATCGGGCGGGACCTGATCGCCGGCCTGACGCTGGCGGCCATCGCCATCCCCGAGCAGATGGCGACCGCCGGGCTCGGTGGTTTTGCGCCGCAGATCGGCTTCTTCGCCATGATTGCCGGCTCGCTCGCCTTTGCCGCGCTTGGTGGCAGCAGGTTCTTGTCGAGCGGCGCGGACTCGACCATCACGCCGATCTTCGCCGGCGGACTGGCGCTGCTGGCGGCCCAGGGCAGTCCCGACTATGCGGCGATGGCCGCCCTGCTGGCGCTGATGGTCGGTGTCATGCTGATGCTCAGCGGCGTGTTCCGGTTCGGCTTCGTCGCCGATCTGCTGTCGGTGCCGGTGACGACCGGGTTCCTGGTCGGGATCGCCGCGCACATCGTCATCTCCCAGTTGCCGGCGATCCTCGGCGTCCCAACGCCCCAGGGGGCGATGCTGCAGCGGTTGCTCGTTCTCCTCGGTCATCTCGGTCACGCCGACATGGCGCCGGCCGTCACCGGTCTCGGTGTGCTTGCCGTCATCCTGATCGCCGAACGGATCGACGGTCGCATACCGGGGGCGCTGATCGCGCTGGCGATGGCGAGCGCGGCGGTGGCGGCGTTCGGCCTGTCGCCACGGGTCGCCGTGCTCGGCGCCGTTCCGGCGGCTTCGCCACACCTCAGCCTGCCGCTGGTCGATCCCACGGCGGTGCTGCGGCTATTGCCGCTCGCCCTGATCATCGCGGTGGTGGTGATGGTGCAGACTGCCGCGACCTCGCGCTCATTTCCCGATCATCAGGACAGGTCGCCGGACGTCGATCGCGACTTCGTCGGGATTGGAGCCGGCAGCCTGCTCGCCGGTCTGATCGGCGCCTTCCCGGTGAATGCCAGTCCGCCGCGCACGGCCGTGGCGGCCGAGAGCGGCGCGCGCTCCCAGCTCGCCGGGATCGTCTCGGTGGTGACGGCGCTGGTGTTGTTGCTGTTCGGCTCGGCGTTGCTCGGTCGCGTACCTGACGCAGGTCTCGCCGGCGTGCTGCTGTTCGTCGCCATCCGCATCACGCGCGTGCGCCAGATGGCCGATATCCTGCGTCAGTCGCCAGGCGAATTCATGCTGGTGGTTGCCACCGCGGCCGCCATCATCGTGCTGCCGATCGAGGAGGGCGTGGCGATCGGCATCGTGCTGTCGCTTCTGCACGGCATCTGGAGCATCACGCGCGCGCGCGCCATCCGTTTCGTCCGCGTGCCCGGCAGTTCGATCTGGTGGCCGACGCATCCGGATCTGCAGGGCGAGGACGTCCCGAAGGTGCTGGTGATCGGCTTTCAGGCGCCGCTGTCGTTCCTCAATGCCGATCTTTTCCGGCGTGACGCCGATGCGTTGCTGCAGGCCGCAGGATCTTCGCCACGGCTGCTCGTCATCGAAGCTACCGGCGTGGTGGAGATCGACTTCACCGCAGCGCAGGTGCTGCGTGGCGTCATCAGCCGTGCCCGCGCCGCCGGCATCGATGTGGCGATCGCCCGGCTGGAATCCGAACGTGCTCATGCCGCCATGCAGCGCTATGGCATCGTCGACCTGTTGGGCGCCGATCACCTCACCCGCAGCGTTGAGGAAGCGGTGCGGGTTTTCGGTCCTGACCAGCATCAGGCCGTTCCGCCGGCGGATACGGCAGACGCGTGA
- a CDS encoding ribbon-helix-helix domain-containing protein, translating into MKSPVVKRSIVVAGHKTSVSLEEAFWSAMKEISSARDLTLSELVGEIDNRRQQGNLSSAIRLFVLDHFRKRAEQAEADIRPDVAPLAHLHTAG; encoded by the coding sequence ATGAAATCGCCGGTGGTCAAGCGCTCGATCGTCGTTGCTGGTCACAAGACCAGCGTCAGTCTGGAAGAGGCGTTCTGGAGCGCCATGAAAGAAATTTCCAGTGCCCGCGACCTGACTCTTTCAGAACTTGTCGGCGAGATCGACAATCGCCGTCAGCAGGGCAACCTCTCGTCTGCCATCCGTCTGTTCGTGCTTGATCACTTTCGCAAGCGCGCCGAACAGGCGGAAGCCGACATCCGTCCCGACGTGGCGCCGCTGGCTCATCTTCACACCGCCGGCTGA
- a CDS encoding DUF4169 family protein, translating to MGEIVNLNRFRKRAARAEADSKAGANRAKYGRSKAERLRDEAQARRDDTHLDQHRLSREDEP from the coding sequence ATGGGTGAGATCGTCAACCTCAACCGCTTCAGAAAGCGCGCAGCCCGGGCCGAAGCCGACAGCAAGGCCGGCGCCAACCGCGCCAAGTATGGACGCAGCAAGGCTGAACGTCTCCGCGACGAAGCTCAGGCGCGTCGCGACGATACGCATCTCGACCAACACCGCCTGTCACGCGAGGACGAACCATGA
- the fumC gene encoding class II fumarate hydratase, producing MARRRTAAPARPARKPASRTETDTFGPIEVASDRLWGAQTERSRNNFRIGDERMPQPIIRALAIVKLAAAQTNRELGLLSPRLAGAIGRAAREVIGGELDDHFPLVVWQTGSGTQTNMNVNEVISNRANELLGGKRGSKSPVHPNDHVNMSQSSNDSFPTAMHIAAAERITAGLLPALGELHGALKAKEKQFARIVKIGRTHTQDATPLTLGQEFSGYAAQVENARRRIRMAAKELLALAQGGTAVGTGLNAKPQFARLFARKVAAITGLPFVTAPNKFEALAANDAYVAVHGAINSAATALFKIANDIRLLGSGPRSGLGELILPENEPGSSIMPGKVNPTQCEALTMVCCQVFGNETTISIAGSQGHFELNVYKPVLAHCMLQSIRLLADAARSFTEHCVVGIRADENRIRELMQRSLMLVTALAPKIGYDNAAKVAKTAHANGTTLREEAVRLGFVTAAEFDRLVRPGKMTHPG from the coding sequence ATGGCTCGCCGCCGCACCGCCGCTCCCGCTCGTCCCGCCCGTAAACCCGCCAGCCGTACCGAGACCGACACCTTCGGTCCGATCGAGGTCGCCTCGGACCGTCTCTGGGGCGCCCAGACCGAACGCTCGCGCAACAATTTCCGCATCGGCGACGAACGCATGCCGCAGCCGATCATCCGCGCCCTGGCGATCGTCAAACTGGCCGCGGCGCAGACCAACCGTGAACTCGGCCTGTTGTCGCCGCGGCTTGCCGGCGCCATCGGCCGCGCCGCGCGGGAGGTGATCGGCGGCGAACTCGACGATCACTTTCCCCTCGTGGTCTGGCAGACCGGCTCCGGCACCCAGACCAACATGAACGTCAACGAGGTGATCTCGAACCGCGCCAACGAGTTGCTCGGCGGCAAACGCGGCAGCAAGAGCCCCGTGCATCCCAACGACCACGTCAACATGAGCCAGTCGTCCAACGACAGCTTTCCCACGGCGATGCACATCGCGGCGGCCGAGCGCATCACCGCCGGCCTGCTCCCCGCGCTCGGCGAACTCCACGGCGCATTGAAGGCGAAGGAGAAGCAGTTCGCCAGGATCGTGAAGATCGGCCGCACCCACACCCAGGACGCGACCCCGCTCACCCTCGGTCAGGAATTTTCGGGCTACGCCGCCCAGGTCGAAAACGCCCGGCGGCGCATTCGCATGGCGGCAAAGGAACTCCTCGCGCTGGCTCAGGGCGGCACCGCGGTCGGCACCGGGCTGAATGCCAAACCGCAATTCGCCCGCCTGTTCGCCCGCAAGGTCGCCGCCATCACCGGCCTGCCCTTCGTCACCGCGCCCAACAAGTTCGAGGCGCTCGCGGCCAACGACGCCTATGTCGCGGTGCATGGCGCCATCAACTCCGCCGCCACGGCGCTGTTCAAGATCGCCAATGACATCCGCCTGCTGGGCTCGGGGCCGCGCTCGGGACTGGGCGAATTGATCCTGCCGGAAAACGAGCCTGGTTCCTCGATCATGCCCGGCAAGGTCAACCCGACGCAGTGCGAGGCGCTGACCATGGTGTGCTGCCAGGTGTTCGGCAACGAGACGACGATCTCGATCGCGGGCAGCCAGGGGCATTTCGAGCTCAATGTCTACAAGCCTGTGCTGGCGCATTGCATGTTGCAGTCGATCCGCCTGCTGGCGGATGCCGCGCGCTCGTTCACGGAGCATTGCGTCGTCGGCATTCGCGCCGACGAGAACCGCATCCGCGAGCTGATGCAGCGCTCGCTGATGCTGGTCACCGCGCTGGCGCCGAAGATCGGCTACGACAACGCCGCCAAGGTCGCCAAGACGGCCCACGCCAACGGCACGACACTGCGCGAGGAAGCGGTGCGATTGGGCTTTGTCACGGCCGCCGAATTCGACCGGCTGGTTCGGCCGGGCAAAATGACGCACCCGGGCTGA
- a CDS encoding SspB family protein, which translates to MPTDHIRYDVLARDALRGVLRRVLTDAAAHGLPGDHHFFITFLSKADGVKLSPRLLAQYPEEMTIILQHQFWDLVVTDDHFEVGLSFGGTPERLMVPFSAIKSFFDPSVQFGLQFEPSEPEATAAPAAEEPAAPTPPEVAVPPADEAAKPSEGAEVVRLDRFRKK; encoded by the coding sequence ATGCCCACCGATCATATCCGCTATGACGTTCTTGCGCGCGACGCGCTACGAGGCGTGTTGCGCCGCGTCCTGACCGATGCGGCGGCGCATGGCTTGCCGGGCGACCACCATTTCTTCATTACCTTCCTCTCCAAGGCCGACGGCGTGAAGCTGTCGCCGCGCCTGCTCGCCCAGTATCCGGAAGAAATGACCATCATCCTCCAGCACCAGTTCTGGGACCTGGTGGTCACCGACGATCATTTCGAAGTCGGCCTGTCGTTCGGCGGCACGCCCGAGCGGCTGATGGTGCCGTTCAGCGCCATCAAGAGCTTCTTCGATCCTTCGGTACAGTTCGGACTGCAGTTCGAACCATCGGAACCTGAGGCCACCGCCGCGCCGGCTGCCGAGGAGCCGGCCGCGCCGACACCGCCCGAAGTCGCCGTGCCGCCCGCCGACGAGGCCGCCAAGCCGAGCGAGGGCGCCGAGGTGGTGCGGCTCGACCGTTTCCGCAAGAAATAA